Proteins encoded in a region of the Streptomyces sp. PCS3-D2 genome:
- a CDS encoding pyridoxal 5'-phosphate synthase: MSSNAASDKSGDEAGRAVGGEEFRTVLHALRVWDSPLPGFDTAAAPGEPVALFREWFVHAARAGQPEPHTMSLATVDGEGRPDLRTLMLHDVDARGWHFASHATSAKGVQLAARPEAALGFYWPSVGRQVRVRGEVTACGPEESRADLAVRSRGALAAALTGRQSEVLGSVEELVRASTAAWERAGSEPDAPAPTWTRYVLAPVEVEFFQGDAARRHIRLRYRRTAGGSWARELLWP, encoded by the coding sequence ATGAGCAGCAACGCAGCCAGTGACAAGAGTGGTGACGAGGCGGGCCGCGCGGTCGGCGGGGAGGAGTTCCGTACCGTCCTGCACGCCCTGCGCGTGTGGGACTCCCCGCTCCCCGGGTTCGACACCGCGGCGGCGCCGGGCGAGCCGGTGGCGCTGTTCCGGGAGTGGTTCGTGCACGCCGCTCGGGCCGGGCAGCCGGAGCCGCACACGATGAGCCTGGCCACGGTGGACGGCGAGGGGCGGCCCGACCTACGGACGCTGATGCTGCACGACGTCGATGCGCGGGGCTGGCACTTCGCCTCGCACGCCACGAGCGCCAAGGGCGTGCAGTTGGCGGCGCGTCCGGAGGCCGCGCTCGGTTTCTACTGGCCGTCGGTGGGCCGACAGGTCCGGGTGCGGGGCGAGGTCACCGCATGCGGCCCGGAGGAGAGCCGGGCGGACCTGGCGGTCCGTTCGCGCGGCGCGCTCGCGGCGGCGCTCACGGGGCGGCAGAGCGAGGTGTTGGGGTCCGTGGAGGAGCTGGTACGGGCCTCGACGGCCGCCTGGGAGCGGGCCGGATCGGAGCCGGACGCGCCGGCTCCGACCTGGACGCGGTACGTACTGGCCCCCGTCGAGGTGGAGTTCTTCCAGGGCGACGCGGCCCGCAGGCACATCCGTCTGCGCTACCGGCGCACGGCGGGCGGCTCCTGGGCGCGCGAGCTGCTCTGGCCCTGA
- a CDS encoding nitroreductase family deazaflavin-dependent oxidoreductase, producing the protein MARVAPGVKLMQKVSSTVLFAKIAPHFIPAVDKAVHRLTRGRVMLSARMLPGVVLTAKGARSGEPRTTPLACMPEDGGTSWILIGSNFGRTGHPAWTGNLLKHPDAEVSWRGRDIAVRARLLTGEERAAVWRAVLGFWPPYATYQARIEREIRLFRLERR; encoded by the coding sequence ATGGCTCGTGTGGCTCCCGGCGTCAAGCTGATGCAGAAGGTCTCCTCGACCGTGCTGTTCGCCAAGATCGCACCGCACTTCATTCCCGCCGTGGACAAGGCGGTGCACCGGCTCACTCGCGGCAGGGTCATGCTGAGCGCGCGGATGCTGCCGGGCGTGGTCCTCACCGCCAAGGGCGCCCGGAGCGGCGAACCGCGTACCACGCCCCTCGCGTGCATGCCGGAGGACGGCGGGACGAGCTGGATCCTCATCGGGTCCAACTTCGGCCGCACCGGGCACCCGGCATGGACCGGGAACCTGCTCAAACACCCTGATGCGGAAGTGAGTTGGCGCGGCAGGGACATAGCCGTACGGGCCCGGCTGCTGACGGGTGAGGAGCGCGCCGCGGTGTGGCGGGCGGTGCTGGGGTTCTGGCCGCCGTACGCGACGTACCAGGCACGCATCGAGCGTGAGATCCGGCTGTTCCGCCTGGAGCGTCGCTGA
- a CDS encoding acetate--CoA ligase family protein, with product MLGSTHGTLTTDFRARVEACGETPRTAVHSSAAPSADDAIPLDVSGRPLHADVPDLDRFFRPQSVAVVGASDAEGRPNTGITRQLIAWAERVGARIHPVHPTRPAVFGLACHASVADLPEHVDLAVLLVSDPLPVIEELADTKVKFAVAFASGFAETGGAGAAAQERLAAAVQRSGLRLLGPNTNLNAFEEFRDDLDGPAIALITQSGHQGRPVHTLQELGIRLSHWAPTGNEADLETADFISYFAQQPEVGAIACYVEGLKDGRSFLLAADRAARNGVPVVAVKVGRTETGARMAASHTGKLTGADTVVDAAMRQFGVIRVDGLDELQDTAALLARARRPQADGVVVYSISGGTGAHFSDLATEAGLTLPTLPQAKQDELHQWIPPYLNVANPVDNGGHPVGDWRGRKIIDALLADPSVGVLICPITGPFPPMSDRLAQDLVDAAEQTDKLVCVIWGSPVGTEDAYRTTLLGSSKVATFRTFGNCITAVRAYLGHHRFTTRYRSPFEDAPRTPSPSYRKAQALMRPGQQLSEHAAKQLLRAYGIRVPREQLVTSAAAAVRAAGLVGYPVVMKASGPQLGHKTELGLVKIGLTSASQIRDAYRELTDIARYENVPLDGILVCQMVERGVEMVVGVTQDDLFGPTVTVGLGGVLVEVLDDAAVRVPPFGEDQARAMLTELRGHALLEGVRGAPPADTDALVEVVLRVQRMALEFGDELSELDINPLMVLPRGQGAVALDALAICR from the coding sequence ATGCTTGGATCTACTCACGGCACCCTCACCACCGACTTCCGCGCACGCGTCGAGGCCTGCGGGGAGACCCCCCGGACGGCCGTCCATTCGTCGGCGGCGCCCTCCGCCGACGACGCGATCCCCCTGGACGTCAGCGGGCGGCCGCTGCACGCCGACGTGCCCGACCTGGACCGGTTCTTCCGGCCCCAGTCCGTCGCGGTCGTCGGCGCCTCCGACGCCGAGGGCCGACCCAACACCGGGATCACCCGCCAGCTCATCGCCTGGGCGGAGCGCGTCGGCGCCCGGATCCACCCGGTGCACCCCACCCGCCCCGCCGTCTTCGGGCTGGCGTGCCACGCCTCCGTCGCCGACCTGCCCGAACACGTGGACCTCGCCGTCCTGCTGGTCTCCGACCCGCTGCCGGTCATCGAGGAACTCGCCGACACCAAGGTGAAGTTCGCCGTCGCCTTCGCCTCCGGCTTCGCGGAGACCGGCGGCGCGGGCGCCGCGGCCCAGGAGCGCCTCGCCGCCGCCGTGCAGCGCTCCGGCCTGCGCCTGCTGGGCCCGAACACCAACCTCAACGCCTTCGAGGAGTTCCGTGACGACCTCGACGGCCCGGCGATCGCCCTGATCACCCAGTCCGGCCACCAGGGCCGCCCCGTCCACACCCTCCAGGAGCTCGGCATCCGCCTCTCCCACTGGGCGCCCACCGGCAACGAGGCGGACCTGGAAACCGCCGACTTCATCTCCTACTTCGCCCAGCAGCCCGAGGTCGGCGCCATCGCCTGCTACGTCGAGGGCCTGAAAGACGGCCGGTCCTTCCTCCTGGCGGCCGACCGGGCCGCCCGCAACGGCGTCCCCGTCGTCGCCGTCAAGGTCGGCCGCACCGAGACCGGCGCCCGCATGGCCGCCTCCCACACCGGGAAGCTGACCGGCGCCGACACCGTCGTGGACGCCGCCATGCGCCAGTTCGGCGTGATCCGCGTCGACGGCCTCGACGAGCTCCAGGACACGGCGGCCCTCCTCGCCCGGGCCCGCAGGCCGCAGGCCGACGGCGTCGTCGTGTACTCCATCTCCGGCGGCACCGGAGCGCACTTCTCGGACCTGGCCACCGAGGCGGGGCTGACCCTGCCCACCCTCCCGCAGGCCAAGCAGGACGAACTCCACCAGTGGATCCCGCCGTACCTGAACGTCGCCAACCCCGTCGACAACGGCGGCCACCCCGTCGGCGACTGGCGCGGCCGGAAGATCATCGACGCGCTCCTCGCCGACCCCTCGGTGGGGGTCCTCATCTGTCCGATCACCGGCCCCTTCCCGCCGATGAGCGACAGGCTCGCGCAGGACCTGGTGGACGCCGCCGAGCAGACCGACAAGCTGGTCTGCGTGATCTGGGGCTCCCCGGTCGGCACCGAGGACGCCTACCGCACCACCCTCCTCGGCTCCTCCAAGGTGGCCACCTTCCGCACCTTCGGTAACTGCATCACCGCCGTACGCGCCTACCTCGGCCACCACCGTTTCACCACCCGTTACCGCTCGCCCTTCGAAGACGCACCGCGCACGCCGTCGCCCTCGTACCGCAAGGCGCAGGCCCTCATGCGGCCGGGACAGCAGCTCAGCGAGCACGCCGCGAAGCAGCTGCTGCGCGCCTACGGGATACGCGTGCCCCGCGAGCAGTTGGTGACGAGCGCGGCGGCGGCCGTACGGGCCGCCGGGCTGGTCGGCTACCCGGTGGTGATGAAGGCCTCCGGCCCGCAGCTCGGCCACAAGACCGAACTGGGCCTGGTGAAGATCGGCCTGACTTCCGCGAGCCAGATCCGCGACGCGTACCGGGAACTGACGGACATCGCGCGGTACGAGAACGTCCCGCTCGACGGGATCCTGGTCTGCCAGATGGTGGAACGTGGCGTGGAGATGGTCGTCGGGGTCACCCAGGACGACCTCTTCGGGCCGACCGTCACCGTCGGACTGGGCGGCGTCCTCGTCGAGGTCCTGGACGACGCGGCGGTCCGCGTCCCCCCGTTCGGCGAGGACCAGGCCCGCGCGATGCTCACGGAGCTGCGCGGCCACGCCCTCCTGGAGGGCGTCCGGGGTGCGCCCCCGGCCGACACGGACGCGCTGGTGGAGGTCGTCCTCCGGGTGCAGCGCATGGCGCTGGAGTTCGGCGACGAGCTCTCCGAACTGGACATCAACCCGCTGATGGTCCTCCCCCGCGGCCAGGGCGCGGTCGCCCTGGACGCCCTCGCCATCTGCCGCTGA
- a CDS encoding acetyl-CoA acetyltransferase, whose protein sequence is MSGLTPGTALRPRRRVAVVGVALSDCGRVDGPTPYALHAQAARRALADSGLDRSAVDGFASAGLGTLAPVEVAEYLGLRPTWVDSTSVGGSTWEVMAAHAADAIAAGHADTVLLVYGSTARADIKARRRTSNLSFGARGPQQFEVPYGHTLISKYAMAARRHMHQYGTTLEQLASVAVQARANAATNPDAMFRDPITVDDVLSGEMIADPFTKLHCCIRSDGGCAVLLTSEDHVPDTAKAPVWILGAGTSVSHTTMSEWEDFTVSPAAVSGRIAFERAGLTPADVDLAEIYDAFTYMTLVTLEDLGFCPKGDGGAFVEKGRLLRDGELPVNTDGGGLSACHPGMRGLFLLVEAVRQLRGEAGAGQVTKPGGRLPEVALTSGTGGWFCSSGTVLLGRE, encoded by the coding sequence ATGTCTGGACTCACACCTGGAACCGCCCTCCGGCCCCGCCGACGGGTCGCGGTGGTCGGCGTCGCCCTCTCGGACTGCGGCCGGGTGGACGGCCCCACCCCCTACGCCCTGCACGCACAGGCCGCCCGGCGCGCCCTGGCCGACTCAGGCCTCGACCGCTCCGCCGTCGACGGCTTCGCCTCGGCCGGCCTCGGCACGCTCGCCCCGGTCGAGGTGGCCGAGTACCTCGGCCTGCGCCCCACCTGGGTCGACTCCACCTCCGTGGGCGGCTCGACCTGGGAGGTCATGGCCGCGCACGCGGCGGACGCGATCGCCGCCGGCCACGCCGACACCGTCCTACTGGTCTACGGCTCCACGGCCCGCGCCGACATCAAGGCCCGGCGCCGCACCTCGAACCTCTCCTTCGGGGCGCGGGGACCGCAGCAGTTCGAGGTCCCGTACGGCCACACCCTGATCTCCAAGTACGCCATGGCCGCCCGCCGCCACATGCACCAGTACGGAACGACCCTGGAACAGCTCGCCTCGGTCGCCGTCCAGGCCCGGGCGAACGCGGCGACCAACCCCGACGCGATGTTCCGCGACCCGATCACCGTCGACGACGTCCTGTCCGGCGAGATGATCGCCGACCCCTTCACCAAGCTGCACTGCTGCATCCGCTCGGACGGCGGCTGCGCGGTGCTCCTGACCTCGGAGGACCACGTACCCGACACCGCGAAGGCACCGGTGTGGATCCTGGGGGCGGGCACCTCCGTCTCCCACACCACCATGTCGGAGTGGGAGGACTTCACCGTGTCCCCCGCCGCCGTCTCGGGCCGTATCGCCTTCGAGCGGGCGGGGCTCACACCCGCGGACGTGGACCTCGCGGAGATCTACGACGCCTTCACCTACATGACCCTGGTGACCCTGGAGGACCTCGGCTTCTGCCCGAAGGGCGACGGCGGGGCCTTCGTGGAGAAAGGCCGCCTGCTGCGCGACGGGGAGCTCCCGGTCAACACGGACGGGGGCGGCCTCTCGGCCTGTCACCCGGGCATGCGGGGCCTGTTCCTCCTGGTCGAGGCCGTCCGCCAACTACGCGGCGAGGCCGGAGCCGGGCAGGTCACCAAACCCGGCGGCCGCCTCCCCGAAGTCGCCCTGACGTCGGGCACGGGCGGCTGGTTCTGCTCCTCGGGCACGGTACTGCTGGGGCGGGAGTAG
- a CDS encoding VOC family protein → MAAFVEGAPCWVDASLPDVEAGKRFYGELFGWTFADSAGAEYGHYTQAYSQGRNVAALAPKPDGRMPTVWGVYLYTADAYACAQRIRAAGGQMVMDPMPVGPYGTAAMAADPGGAVFGLWQPGTHHGFEAQQEPFTYCWSEVYTRARDAVDVFYAKVFGYVPQDQDDAGVEYRIWSPPGKAPGTDTAVLGRSLITDAFPEIMPAHFLVYFAVPDCDRSVATVQRLGGRVTADPFDTPYGRIAVVADNQGAVFGLLSQPRAEADA, encoded by the coding sequence ATGGCCGCATTCGTGGAAGGCGCACCCTGCTGGGTGGACGCCTCGCTTCCGGACGTCGAGGCGGGCAAGCGGTTCTACGGTGAGCTCTTCGGGTGGACCTTCGCGGACAGCGCGGGGGCCGAATACGGCCACTACACGCAGGCCTACAGCCAGGGCCGCAACGTTGCGGCCCTCGCCCCCAAGCCCGACGGCCGGATGCCGACGGTCTGGGGCGTCTATCTCTACACCGCCGACGCCTACGCCTGCGCCCAGCGCATCCGCGCCGCCGGCGGCCAGATGGTGATGGACCCGATGCCGGTCGGCCCGTACGGCACGGCCGCGATGGCCGCCGACCCCGGCGGGGCCGTCTTCGGACTGTGGCAGCCCGGCACCCACCACGGCTTCGAGGCCCAGCAGGAGCCCTTCACGTACTGCTGGAGCGAGGTCTACACACGGGCGCGCGACGCCGTGGACGTCTTCTACGCGAAGGTCTTCGGCTACGTGCCGCAGGACCAGGACGACGCCGGAGTCGAGTACCGCATCTGGTCGCCGCCGGGCAAGGCGCCCGGCACCGACACCGCCGTCCTCGGGCGCAGCCTGATCACGGACGCCTTCCCGGAGATCATGCCGGCGCACTTCCTCGTCTACTTCGCCGTCCCGGACTGCGACCGGTCCGTGGCCACGGTGCAGCGGCTCGGCGGCCGGGTCACCGCGGACCCGTTCGACACCCCCTACGGCCGGATCGCGGTCGTCGCGGACAATCAGGGAGCGGTCTTCGGGCTCCTGTCGCAGCCCCGCGCCGAGGCGGACGCGTAG
- a CDS encoding DUF4287 domain-containing protein, with the protein MADTAKGPASYFPSIEKKYGRPIAEWKDLIRSSPLTRHMELVSWLKTEHGLGHGHANALVADTLAEGR; encoded by the coding sequence ATGGCCGACACCGCGAAGGGCCCCGCCAGCTACTTCCCGTCGATCGAGAAGAAGTACGGCCGACCGATCGCCGAGTGGAAGGACCTCATCAGGTCCTCGCCGCTGACCAGGCACATGGAGCTCGTCTCCTGGCTCAAGACGGAGCACGGCCTGGGCCACGGCCACGCCAACGCCCTCGTGGCCGACACGCTGGCGGAGGGCAGGTAG
- a CDS encoding NAD(P)/FAD-dependent oxidoreductase, with product MPAAPTPAVDMTTQPRPVYIIGAGPGGLAAAAALRARGIRAVVVEKSDTVGTSWRRHYDRLHLHTTRRLSALPGLAMPRRFGRWVSRDDVVRYLEKYAEFHELELVTGVEVTRIEPDPGEEGGWTLHASGGRALTAAAVVVATGFNHTPRLPDWPGRESYGGRLLHAADYRNPQPYAGQDVLVVGVGNTGAEIAVDLTEGGAARVRLAVRTAPHIMRRSTAGWPAQRSGILVRRLPVPLVDRLGALVARASVPDLSAYGLPRPATGLYSRVEEGAIPVQDVGLVEAVRTGKVEPVAAVESFDGPEVVLADGSRITPDAVIAATGYRRSLEGLVGHLGVLDARGRPRAHGARTCEEARGLYFTGFTNPISGMFREMAMDAEKIAKAVAREAAGR from the coding sequence ATGCCCGCAGCACCCACACCAGCAGTCGACATGACCACCCAGCCCCGGCCCGTGTACATCATCGGGGCCGGCCCCGGCGGCCTCGCCGCGGCCGCCGCGCTGCGCGCACGCGGGATCCGCGCCGTGGTCGTCGAGAAGTCCGACACCGTCGGCACGTCCTGGCGGCGCCACTACGACCGGCTGCACCTGCACACCACACGCCGACTGTCGGCCCTTCCGGGCCTGGCGATGCCCCGCCGGTTCGGCCGCTGGGTCTCCCGCGACGACGTGGTGCGCTATCTGGAGAAGTACGCCGAGTTCCACGAGCTGGAGCTCGTGACCGGCGTCGAGGTGACCCGGATCGAGCCCGACCCCGGGGAGGAGGGCGGCTGGACCCTGCACGCCAGCGGCGGGCGGGCGCTGACCGCCGCGGCCGTCGTCGTCGCCACCGGCTTCAACCACACGCCCAGACTGCCCGACTGGCCGGGCCGGGAGTCGTACGGCGGCCGACTGCTGCACGCCGCGGACTACCGCAACCCCCAGCCGTACGCGGGCCAGGACGTCCTCGTCGTCGGCGTAGGCAACACCGGCGCCGAGATAGCCGTCGACCTCACCGAGGGCGGCGCGGCCCGGGTGCGGCTCGCCGTGCGCACCGCCCCGCACATCATGCGCCGCTCCACGGCCGGCTGGCCGGCCCAACGCAGCGGGATCCTCGTCCGGCGGCTGCCGGTGCCGCTCGTGGACCGGCTGGGCGCGCTCGTGGCCAGGGCCTCCGTCCCGGACCTGTCGGCGTACGGGCTCCCGCGCCCCGCCACGGGCCTGTACAGCAGGGTCGAGGAGGGGGCGATCCCGGTGCAGGACGTGGGCCTGGTCGAGGCGGTGCGCACCGGGAAGGTGGAGCCGGTGGCCGCCGTGGAATCCTTCGACGGGCCGGAGGTGGTGCTCGCGGACGGCTCGCGCATCACACCGGACGCGGTGATCGCGGCCACCGGCTACCGCCGCAGCCTGGAGGGTCTGGTCGGCCACCTCGGCGTACTGGACGCGCGCGGCCGGCCGCGCGCACACGGCGCCCGCACCTGCGAGGAGGCCCGCGGCCTGTACTTCACCGGCTTCACCAACCCCATCAGCGGGATGTTCCGCGAGATGGCCATGGACGCGGAGAAGATCGCCAAGGCGGTGGCGCGCGAGGCGGCCGGCCGCTGA
- a CDS encoding TetR family transcriptional regulator — MTGQVRTVDGRVAGRRGQATRQKLLDCLSEMLSSSPYRDVKVIDVARKAGTSPATFYQYFPDVEGAVLEIAEHMAAEGAQLTSLVEGRTWVGKSGWAAAEELVDGFLEFWRRNDAILRVVDLGAAEGDKRFYKIRMKILNSVTNSLTESVKELQAKGKVDKDVSPAAMAGSLVAMLAAVASHQKGFQTWGVKQAELKPNLALLVHLGITGKKPTR, encoded by the coding sequence ATGACAGGACAAGTACGCACCGTCGACGGGCGTGTCGCCGGCCGGCGCGGCCAGGCGACGCGGCAGAAACTGCTCGACTGCCTCAGCGAGATGCTCAGCTCCTCGCCGTACCGCGACGTCAAGGTGATCGACGTCGCCCGCAAGGCCGGTACCTCCCCCGCGACCTTCTACCAGTACTTCCCGGACGTCGAGGGCGCCGTCCTGGAGATCGCCGAGCACATGGCCGCCGAGGGCGCGCAGTTGACGTCGCTCGTCGAGGGCCGGACCTGGGTCGGCAAGTCAGGGTGGGCAGCCGCCGAGGAACTCGTCGACGGCTTCCTGGAGTTCTGGCGCCGCAACGACGCGATCCTGCGTGTGGTCGACCTCGGCGCGGCCGAGGGCGACAAGCGGTTCTACAAGATCCGCATGAAGATCCTGAACTCGGTCACCAACTCCCTCACGGAATCGGTGAAGGAGCTCCAGGCCAAGGGCAAGGTCGACAAGGACGTCAGCCCCGCCGCGATGGCCGGTTCGCTGGTCGCGATGCTGGCCGCGGTCGCCTCGCACCAGAAGGGCTTCCAGACCTGGGGCGTCAAGCAGGCCGAACTCAAGCCGAACCTGGCCCTGCTCGTCCACCTCGGCATCACGGGCAAGAAGCCGACCAGGTAA
- a CDS encoding DoxX family membrane protein, whose protein sequence is MQTVWLSGAEWLAVLRIGLGLWWLESWRHKDKKGWFERGTGIAWAADVADKHRWTFVRGGFQRVVAPRPKLMAYLVVSAELALGLGLVFGFLTPVALAGGLLLNLLYLVLMIHDWAEQGQNAMMALISLVALLALSWQTWSLDAAIGLFL, encoded by the coding sequence ATGCAGACCGTCTGGCTCAGTGGGGCCGAGTGGCTCGCCGTCCTCCGGATAGGCCTCGGCCTGTGGTGGCTGGAGAGCTGGCGGCACAAGGACAAGAAGGGCTGGTTCGAACGCGGTACCGGCATTGCGTGGGCCGCCGACGTCGCAGACAAGCACCGCTGGACCTTCGTCAGGGGCGGCTTTCAGCGGGTCGTCGCGCCACGGCCGAAGCTGATGGCGTACCTCGTCGTCTCCGCTGAACTCGCCCTCGGGCTGGGCCTGGTGTTCGGCTTCCTGACCCCGGTCGCGCTGGCCGGCGGACTGCTGTTGAACCTCCTCTACCTGGTCCTGATGATCCACGACTGGGCCGAGCAGGGGCAGAACGCGATGATGGCGCTCATCTCGCTCGTCGCACTCCTCGCCCTGTCGTGGCAGACCTGGTCCCTCGACGCGGCGATCGGGCTGTTCCTGTGA
- a CDS encoding Zn-ribbon domain-containing OB-fold protein — MPEIDDFTRPYWHAAGQGRLLLRRCRDCGRAHHYPREFCPHCWAGEDRVAWETASGRATLYTWSVIHRNDLPPFGTRVPYTAAVVDLAEGPRMMTEVVDCEAADLRIGMPLTVTFREAADGVRVAVFRPAQGQSSSRAQEPPAVRR; from the coding sequence CTGCCCGAGATCGACGACTTCACCCGCCCCTACTGGCACGCGGCCGGGCAGGGCCGGCTCCTGCTGCGCCGGTGCCGCGACTGCGGACGGGCCCACCACTACCCGCGCGAGTTCTGCCCCCACTGCTGGGCCGGAGAAGACAGGGTGGCCTGGGAGACCGCGAGCGGCCGGGCCACCCTCTACACGTGGTCGGTGATCCACCGCAACGACCTCCCTCCGTTCGGCACGCGCGTCCCCTACACGGCGGCCGTCGTCGACCTGGCCGAAGGCCCGCGGATGATGACCGAGGTGGTCGACTGCGAGGCGGCCGACCTGCGCATCGGCATGCCCCTGACGGTCACCTTCCGCGAGGCGGCGGACGGGGTGCGGGTCGCGGTCTTCCGGCCCGCTCAGGGCCAGAGCAGCTCGCGCGCCCAGGAGCCGCCCGCCGTGCGCCGGTAG
- a CDS encoding acyl-CoA dehydrogenase family protein — MDAAFTAEQDEIRRTLREILGKRCGPGEVKAAVRTTAGYDGDLWQQLSRQLGLPGIAVAEEYGGAGCGPADLALACEETGRALLPSPLLATAVLCAPLIAALGSGAQRSALLPALASGGLTAALAVPGPALATALALTGEDAAGHWCGGGRAGGVQARAGAVGEGWRLYGEVAQVLDGHSAPLLLVAAHAGGFALGRTLLFLVREDAPGLVRSRQAVLDETRPQARIQLRDVPAELIGERGRDADVLGALAATGRTASAVLAAEAVGAAGRALARTVEYVREREQFGRTIGSFQAVKHRLADLYVQVQAARSAAYYAAWDPDQGGLALAQALEALRAAAGEAIQLHGGIGFTWEHDAHLYFKRAASDELLFGPVHRLRAHAADRAGLFAPAPSTAAAVAPAVAAPEASPPAPQKVAV, encoded by the coding sequence ATGGATGCCGCCTTCACCGCGGAGCAGGACGAGATACGGCGTACCCTGCGCGAGATCCTGGGCAAACGCTGCGGACCCGGCGAGGTCAAGGCCGCCGTCCGCACCACCGCCGGCTATGACGGCGACCTGTGGCAGCAGCTTTCCCGGCAGCTCGGCCTGCCGGGCATCGCCGTCGCCGAGGAGTACGGCGGGGCCGGCTGCGGTCCGGCCGACCTGGCCCTGGCCTGCGAGGAGACCGGACGGGCACTGCTCCCCTCGCCGCTGCTGGCCACCGCCGTGCTGTGCGCGCCCCTGATCGCCGCGCTCGGCAGCGGCGCCCAGCGTTCGGCGCTGCTCCCGGCGCTGGCCTCGGGCGGGCTGACCGCCGCGCTCGCCGTACCGGGTCCGGCGCTGGCCACCGCCCTCGCGCTGACCGGAGAGGACGCCGCGGGCCACTGGTGCGGCGGCGGCCGGGCCGGCGGGGTCCAGGCCCGCGCCGGCGCCGTCGGTGAGGGCTGGCGGTTGTACGGGGAAGTCGCCCAGGTGCTCGACGGGCACAGTGCCCCGCTGCTCCTGGTCGCCGCCCACGCCGGCGGGTTCGCGCTCGGCCGCACCCTGCTGTTCCTGGTACGGGAGGATGCGCCCGGCCTCGTGCGGTCCCGGCAGGCCGTGCTCGACGAGACCCGTCCGCAGGCCCGGATCCAGCTGCGGGACGTTCCGGCGGAGTTGATCGGCGAGCGGGGGCGGGACGCCGACGTGCTCGGGGCCCTCGCCGCGACCGGGCGCACCGCCTCCGCCGTGCTGGCCGCCGAGGCGGTCGGGGCGGCCGGCCGGGCGCTCGCGCGCACCGTGGAGTACGTGCGCGAGCGCGAGCAGTTCGGTCGGACGATCGGCTCCTTCCAGGCCGTCAAGCACCGGCTCGCCGACCTGTACGTGCAGGTGCAGGCGGCCCGCTCGGCGGCCTACTACGCCGCCTGGGACCCGGACCAGGGCGGCCTCGCGCTCGCCCAGGCCCTGGAGGCGCTCAGGGCGGCGGCGGGGGAGGCGATCCAGCTGCACGGCGGCATCGGCTTCACCTGGGAGCACGACGCGCACCTCTACTTCAAGCGGGCGGCCTCCGACGAGCTGCTGTTCGGCCCGGTGCACCGGCTGCGCGCACACGCCGCGGACCGTGCGGGCCTGTTCGCGCCCGCACCGTCCACCGCGGCCGCCGTCGCGCCCGCCGTCGCGGCTCCCGAAGCGTCCCCGCCCGCACCGCAGAAGGTGGCCGTCTGA